One window of Paenibacillus albicereus genomic DNA carries:
- a CDS encoding carbohydrate ABC transporter permease, with protein MKAEQDRAIMSRYDFRKPAVRVIYGFVVLAIALISMSMLYPFVNTVLNSLKSTQEFFEFPAPFFPSEWHWSNYKESFGYLDILLHFKNTLLIFVGNTVFSLVVLGLAAYGLAHMRVPFKKAVTLYFMCTLLIPAASYLIPNFLNLKDLGLLNQYWAFWLPAGANAFYLMLLKNFFDGIHKEMLEAARIDGASELRSFAMIAVPLSIPILITITMLGFSTTWNDFYWSSLVMQEDMQPLAAAIYTKIIYAGSTINWNVRFAILSMTLLPPAVLFLFFQKYIVGGLSAGAVKG; from the coding sequence ATGAAGGCCGAGCAGGATCGGGCCATTATGTCCCGCTATGATTTTCGCAAGCCGGCCGTCCGGGTCATCTACGGCTTCGTGGTGCTGGCGATCGCGCTCATCTCGATGTCGATGCTGTATCCGTTCGTCAATACGGTGCTCAACTCGCTCAAGTCGACGCAGGAGTTCTTCGAATTCCCCGCGCCGTTCTTCCCGAGCGAGTGGCACTGGAGCAATTACAAGGAATCGTTCGGATACCTGGACATCCTGCTTCATTTCAAGAACACCTTGCTCATCTTCGTGGGCAACACCGTCTTCTCGCTGGTCGTCCTCGGCTTGGCCGCCTACGGCTTGGCCCACATGCGGGTGCCGTTCAAAAAAGCGGTGACGCTGTACTTCATGTGCACCCTGCTCATCCCGGCCGCTTCCTATCTGATCCCGAACTTCTTGAACCTGAAGGATCTCGGCCTCTTGAACCAGTACTGGGCGTTCTGGCTGCCGGCAGGCGCCAATGCCTTCTATCTCATGCTGCTCAAAAACTTCTTCGACGGCATCCATAAGGAGATGCTGGAGGCGGCCCGCATCGACGGCGCTTCCGAGCTGCGGAGCTTCGCGATGATCGCGGTTCCGCTGTCCATTCCGATCCTCATTACGATCACGATGCTCGGGTTCTCCACGACCTGGAACGATTTCTACTGGTCCAGCCTCGTCATGCAGGAGGACATGCAGCCGCTCGCCGCGGCGATCTATACGAAAATCATCTATGCCGGCTCCACCATCAACTGGAACGTGCGGTTCGCGATCCTGTCGATGACGCTGCTGCCGCCGGCCGTGCTGTTCCTGTTTTTCCAGAAGTACATCGTCGGCGGACTGAGCGCCGGCGCCGTCAAGGGGTGA
- a CDS encoding carbohydrate ABC transporter permease, protein MTTQVQPQAPAKADAPLAHASLSRRLKKYGWGSLFLLPAVLVFLLFLWVPIAKGIGYSFYQVDFVSGNTFVGWQNYKDVLGNPDFYTAIKNTLYYMGLALVIGFWVPIAMAIGVSELKWFRGPARIIGYLPSIIPAIVLYGMWQWFYDPIGPINTFLNFLGLPSFDFYSKENAMFSLVILETWQNFGSATLIYIAGLSAIPKDMYEAAELDGAGVWARIRYVTLPGIKNLILLLLVLQLISTSQAFQSQLIMFGGGPDNGTLTYLLLTTREAFTFFNFGKASAMGVLMFVFLVAFSLLTIKLRKGDDAA, encoded by the coding sequence ATGACAACGCAAGTTCAACCGCAGGCGCCAGCGAAAGCGGATGCGCCCCTTGCCCATGCAAGCCTGAGCAGGCGATTGAAGAAATACGGGTGGGGAAGTCTGTTTCTGCTGCCGGCGGTGCTCGTTTTCTTGCTGTTCCTGTGGGTTCCGATCGCCAAAGGGATCGGCTACAGCTTCTATCAGGTCGATTTCGTCAGCGGCAACACCTTTGTCGGCTGGCAGAATTACAAAGACGTGCTCGGAAACCCGGACTTCTATACGGCCATCAAAAACACGCTGTACTACATGGGATTGGCGCTCGTCATCGGCTTCTGGGTGCCGATCGCGATGGCGATCGGGGTGTCGGAGCTGAAGTGGTTCCGGGGACCGGCGCGCATCATCGGGTATTTGCCCAGCATCATCCCGGCGATCGTGCTCTACGGCATGTGGCAATGGTTCTACGATCCGATCGGCCCGATCAATACGTTCCTGAACTTCCTGGGCCTGCCGAGCTTTGACTTCTACAGCAAAGAGAACGCCATGTTCTCGCTCGTCATCCTGGAAACCTGGCAGAATTTCGGAAGCGCGACCTTGATCTATATCGCCGGACTTTCCGCCATTCCGAAGGACATGTACGAGGCGGCGGAGCTGGACGGCGCAGGCGTCTGGGCACGGATCCGGTACGTGACCCTGCCGGGCATCAAAAACCTCATCCTGCTGCTGCTCGTGCTGCAGCTGATTTCCACTTCGCAAGCGTTCCAATCCCAGCTCATCATGTTCGGCGGAGGCCCGGACAACGGCACGCTGACGTACTTGCTGCTGACGACGCGGGAGGCGTTCACCTTCTTCAACTTCGGCAAGGCGAGCGCGATGGGCGTCTTGATGTTCGTGTTCCTGGTCGCCTTCTCGCTGCTCACGATCAAGCTCAGAAAAGGAGATGATGCCGCATGA